Within Claveliimonas bilis, the genomic segment AGAACTGGAAAAGCCCGGACGTGATCCGAGAGAAGAGATGCCCAAGCCAATCCTTCGCACCGATGTGCTGGAAATGAAAGACTTAAAAGAAGGTATGATTCTCAAAGGAACAGTAAGAAATGTAATTGATTTTGGAGTCTTTGTGGACATCGGAGTTCATCAGGACGGACTGGTGCATATTTCAGAGATCACAGATAAGAAGTTTATTAAACACCCGCTGGAAGCAGTGAGTGTGGGAGATATCGTAGATGTGAAGGTCATGAGTGTGGATCTGAAAAGAAAACGGATCCAGCTTACCATGAAAGGGATTTCCTAGATATTCTTTCTTGGATACAGAACTTGAAATCAGGTTTCAGGTTCTGTTTTTTTGCACAAAAGTTTGAAAATCGCCAGTGAAGAAACATCCGTTGTCAATGCAGACAAAAGGAACTGCCGCAATAGCGGCGGGAATCACAAACCAGATACTGTGAGTTCCCCAGACCACACACAGAATATAAGAAACGGCAACTCCCAGATGATAAGAAAGAAGTGTACAGCCAAAGAATCTTGCTTTCAGACAGAAAGAAGAATCCCTGTTAAAAATAATTTCTGTTACAGCAGTAGTAAACTGCCGAAGGTTGTTAGTGGAAAAAATGGTAGAGCTTGTGAATCCATAAGCGCCTTTAAAGCTTCCCCACTGGAATGCGGTGGCGAAGAAAAACGGATAGAGGGCCAGTACCGGATCCATCCCGGCAGGAAGGAAACCAACCACAAAGGCAGCTGCACCGTCCAGAAGTACACTTGCAAGCGGGAGGCTGATGCGGGAATGTTTGGGGAGGTAGGCAGTCAGGCCAAGAGCCAGCATATAGACTGCCACGCCGCCCAGACGGATAAGGGCGCTGCTGAAATTATGACCGAGAAGATTAGTAATCAGATAAATCATGTTTGCAGTCTGTGCATTGCCGAAAAAATCACAAAAATTTAAAATGGAGTATACACCGAAAAAGCCGCCGATAAATGACATCAGATAATGAATAGGAGCTTCATACTTTTTTTCCATGATAATTAACCTCAAATTTTATAATAGTAAGTAATATGACAGCTCGGCTCCAAGAGGCCTCGCTCACGGGCGTTCGCCCTATAGAAATACAAGACACTAAAAGTCCCTGCAAGCGGGCCTTTTGATTTCTTGTATTTCTGCACGGCTCATTGCCTGCGTGCACATTATATCATATTGTAATTCTATATAAAAATACATATAATATATAAATAACCATATCAAAAAAGTATAGATAATGAGGTGCGGAAAATGGATATAAAATCATTGAGGTATTTTCTGGCAGTAACAGAAGAAGGGAATATTACGAAAGCGGCGAAAAGGCTGTGTATTGCCCAGCCCCCTTTAAGCCGACAGCTCCAGCTTCTGGAGGAGGAATTGGGAGTTGTTCTTTTTCAGAGAGGAAAAAGGAGGATCCAGCTGACGGAAGAAGGCTATTATTTAAAGAGGCAGGCGGAGGAGATCCTGGCACTTGTGGAAAAGACAAGAAGTCAGCTGGGACAAATGGGAAACAGTTTGTGCGGGCAGGTGTCGATCGGGGTAGTGGAGACATGCGGGGGAAGTATTCTTCCTGATTTGGCGGAAGGATTTCACAGTCAGTACCCGGATGTCTCTTTTCAGATCTGGTCAGGCAATGGAGATGAAGTTACAGATAAACTGAACCGCAGCCTTGTGGATATGGCCATTTTAAGAGAACCTTTCTATATAGAACAATGTGAAAGCATATTCCTTAGGCAGGAACCGTGGGTTGCTGTCATGAGCAGGGATCACCCTCTTGCAGGAGGAGCGGACGAAATTGAATTGTCTGCCCTGGGACAGGAACCTTTGATGATTTCTGTGCGTCCTTCTCTTCAGGACGAGATTCTCAATTGGTTTAACGAAATATCTGAAGAGAGAAAGATCTTCTGCTATTATAATTCGGTAGCCTCTGTGATTCCCATGGTGGAACATGGTACCGGAATCGCTATCAGTCCGGAGTCGGTAAAGAGTTTTACAAGCGGACGAAATCTGGTTTATAAAAAAATTATACATCCTCAGCATGACTCCAGACTTTATCTTGTACGTCGCCGCTATCAGCTGCCACCGGCGGCAGCAGGGGCATTCTGGGATTATACGAAGAAAAAATATTGCGATAAAGATTAAAAAAAGGTATAATAAATCGTTATGCGTATTCATAACATAAGAATATTTATGCAAAGAAGGTAAAAAAATGAAGGTAGGAATTTTAAAGGACATTAAAGTAGGAGAGAACCGAGTGATTGCTACTCCTGTTGAAATTTCCAGTCTGACTGCAGATGGCCATGAGGTCCTTGTGCAAAAAGGAGCAGGAGCAAGGGCGGGATTTCCGGATGAAAAGTATGCTCTGGCAGGAGCAAAACTTGTAGATACGGCAAAAGAGATTTATGATACCTGCGATTTTGTTGCGAAAGTAAAAGAATTTGAGCCGTCAGAATATGACATGCTCCGTGAGGATCAGATTGTGTTCACCTGTATCCATCCGGCAGCTCATCCGGAAGAAGTACAGGCGCTTCTGGACAAAAAGGTGATCGCATTTACAGCTGAGGACAGCCACAGATATGGTTCTCCCAACTGTGAAGCAGCGGGAAAACAGGGAGCCTTAATGGGGCTGGAATCTATGCTTACGATCAATGGCGGAAAAGGAAAATTTGTCAGCGGACTGGGGGCCGCTCCGGGAATGAAGGTATTGATCCTTGGAGGGGGAACAGTGGGACAGGCAGCGCTGTCAGTTCTGCATGCTCTTGGAGCGTGGGTCACAGTGGCAGATATCAATATCGGACTTTTGCGGACTTTACAGAGTCAGTATAACCAGACCATCAACACGATGATCTCCAGCAGGGAAAATATTGCCGCTGTTCTTCCGGAAACAGATATGATATTGAATTGTGTAAAGTGGCCAAAAGGGAATAAGGAATATCTGGTGACGAGAGAGATGATAAGAACTATGGAGCCAGGATCAGTTCTTGTAGATATCAGTAACGATGAACAGGGAGCGATTGAGACGTTTCACGAGACAACTCATGAGAACCCAAGATATGTGGAGGAAGGAGTTGTGCACTATTGTGTAAGCAATATTCCGGGAGCTATTGCCAACTCCACATCTGTTGCTTATGCGGCGTCTGTTCTTCCGCATTTCCGCAGCATTTTAAACAATGGAGTTGCCAAGGCATGTGAGCGGGACGGATTTTTAAGAAGAAGCCTCACCACATACAAAGGTTATTTGACTCATGAAGAGACAAGCGCTCTTCAGAACCGTCCGTGGATCCGTCCGGAGGATATCCTGGGGATTGCAGACAGGCAGCTGGATCCGGCGCCTCCGGCCACAGTGACACGGTCAGAAAATTATATTAAATTATAATGATTTACAGGCGGAACGACACGGAAAGTATTCTATGGCGTTCCGCTATCTGAAGAACGAATGAGAAAGGGAAAATCAAATGGAAACAATGGGATTTATTTCAGTTATTCCGGCAATACTTGCTATCGTATTGTCTTTCATTACTAGAAACACGGTTGTGTCCCTGGCGGTGGCGTGTATCGTAGGGACACTGTGCGCGGGACAGGGAATTTTCGGCTTCCCGACTCTTTTGCAGAACAGCCTTGGAACAACAAGTTTTTCCTGGGTAATGCTGCTGAATACTTTTATAGGAATCCTGGTGGCTTATTTCCAGAAGACCGGAGCAATCCAGGGATTTTCACAGAAAGTGCATGAAAAGAATCTGAGTAGAAAAGGTGCACAGCTTATGGCTTGGATTCTTGGAATCTTTATTTACTTCAGTGATTCTTTCAGCCCGCTTTTTGTAGGATCGGTTATGAGAAGTATCACGGATAAGGCGAAGGTTTCCAGAGAAAAGCTGGCTTACATTGCGGATTCTACTTCCGCTCCGGTCAGCGTTCTTATGCCGATCACCGGCTGGGCGGCATATCTGATGGGACTTGCCCTTGGAGTGGGATGTATTGAAACCACGGAAGATGCGGCTTCCTTATTCCTGCATGCCATTCCGTTTAATTTTTATCCTATTTTCGCTGTACTCTTTGTAGGTTTGATTGCAACTGGAATCGTAAAAGACTTCGGCCCCATGAAGAAAGCAGAGAAACGTGCGGTAGAGGAAGGAAAGGTTATCCGGGATGGAGCAACGCCTCTGATTGGGAAAGAGCTGACAGAGATGCAGCCGTATCCGGGAATCCGGCAAAGAGTTTTTCTGAATTTTATTCTTCCGGTTCTTGTTATTATCAGCATTGCGCTTGGAACATATATTGCTTTTGACTCTGCAAAGACAATGGAAGCGTTTTTGTTTGTAGTTATTATTATGACGATCAGTATGATGATCCAGGGAATCCCATTTAAAGAAGTGATGAACACTCTGACTGATGGTGTAAAGGGAGCGATTCCGGCAGTTATGCTTCTTGCCCTTGCTTATGCAGTGAATGAGCTGAGCAGCGAAATGGGAACTGCAAATTATATCATTTCCCTGACGGAGAACTTCCTGACTCCACATATGCTGCCGGCTATTATTTTCTTAGTAGCATCCATTATGGCTTTTGCTACAGGATCGTCCTGGGGAACATTTGCCATCTGTATGCCGATCGCTCTTCCGCTTGCCTTCAGCTTTACAGATAATCAAATGAGTCTTTTGATCGTTGCAAGTTTTGCGGCAGTTGCAGGAGGCGGAGTTTTTGGAGATCACTGTTCACCGCTTTCGGATACGACGGTGCTTTCATCAACAGGTGCGGCATCTGATCATATTGACCATGTAAAGACACAGCTGCCGTATGCTCTTGTGTGCGGAGGTCTTGCGTTAGCGGCTTACTTCATAATTGGAATTCTCTTTATTTAAAAATCAGGAAGTTTCTTCAGCACAAAATTAAGTCTTGCAATGTCTGGAATATCGTTCTATAATAGAACACGGAAAAGAATAAATCTTCGGGGTCGGGTGAAAGTCCCAACCGGCGGTTACAGTCCGCGACCCGGAATCTGCCAGGAGCAGAGGAAGGCTGATTTGGTGAAATTCCAAAACCGACAGTAAAGTCTGGATGAGAGAAGAATTATGTAGTAGATAGAAAATAGGCAAGCGATTCTATGACTCCGATATTTTTAATATCGGGGTTTTTTTATTTGTTTCGGGAAATTTTCTTTCCTGTCAAATAGAAATATTTCACAAACTTGCTCAATACGCTGCATATCTCTGTGAAGATTTTCTTTCCTGGATTTACAAAAGCGCCGGAGTGGCGCATCGGTATACAGAAGTAAAAAACTGTATACAGATACCATATTTCAACAAAAAGGAGAGAAAGAAAATGAGTACACAAGTAATGGACAACAGAACAAGAGAAAAATCAAGAGTAAAGATCCGCACGATCGCACAGATTGGAATGCTTTCGGCAATTGCAGTTGTATTAATGCTTTTTGAAATACCGCTGCCGTTCGCGCCGGCCTTCTATGAAATAGACTTCAGCGAAGTGCCTGTACTGGTTGGATGTTTTGCAATGGGACCGCTTGCGGGAGCTGTTATCGAGCTTATCAAGATTATACTTAATCTTGCTATTAACGGAACCATGACGGCAGGAGTAGGAGAGGTGGCTAACTTCCTGATCGGTTGTTCATTGGTTGTTCCGGCGGGACTTATTTATCGGAAAATGAAAACAAGAAAAGGCGCCATCATCGGAATGGTGACAGGAACGCTGTTTATGACTCTTGTAGGATGTGTGCTTAACGCCTATATACTTCTGCCGGCATACGGAGCAGCTTTTCAGATGCCGATAGAAGGACTGGTACAGATGGGAACAGCGGTCAACAGCAATATTACCAACCTCTTTACCTTTGTGGCATTTGCTGTGGCGCCGTTTAATCTTTTGAAGGGTGTTCTTGTTTCAGCGATCGTATTTGTGATTTATAAGAAAATAAGTCCGGTACTTCATATGAATCGGTAAAGTGATATATAGATGAAGCCCTCAGCTGCCAGCTGGGGGCTTCATTTATTGAGATTACATTTCTGTTTCATCCAGAGGATATATAGGATGTTTGATGTGTTTTAAAGGAAGCTGATGAAGATTACCGCTGCTGATTCCGGGTGGATCTACAGAAATGATATGATCTGCTAAGTGTTTAAAGTAGGCTTTGAAATGCTGTGCTGATTTTACAGCTACGATATTGTACTGCCGTACATCAATGCCTAAAAGAGTGAATACGCCATCATCCATAGTCTGAAATCCCTGTGAACCGACGATAATATCAATATTTCCCTTTTGCAATCGTACTGTAGTTCCGTAGTTGACGGGCTGTCCATGTGTCATAGGACTTAACAGATTATATTTTCCATCACAGATCGATTTTACATAGACATTTTCAAGTTCAATTGGTTTGCCATGATATTCATCCGTCTTCCCGCCCAGTTTAAGAGAAATATAGGAGCCTGCTCCGGCCTTAGACGCTAAAGCCGCTGTTTCAGGATCGATTAATACTCCAGCACAGGTTCCTGGAAGGTTTCGATTTAATAGTTCGCGAAGAAGGTATGTTCCGTCACCAGGAGTTCCGGCGCCCGGATTGTCGGAGATTTCATTCATGACAATGAGTTTCGCTCCTTTGTTAATAAGTTCCTGTGCTTTGTCTACACCTTGCTGTACAGTCAGTCCATCAGAGATAAAATCTTTCCGGCGCTGGAAAATCCAATCAGCAAGTTGCTGTGATAAAGTTTCTGCAAGTTCCGTATCTCCATCCGTAATTACTACAACGGAAGCACCGCATTCCTCTATGTCGCTGTAAGGGAAACCTTGGGCGAAAGAACAATAGAGGACTCCGGGTGTATTTTCACATTCCAGACATTTTTTCAAAACTTCTTCCATAGGAAATTCTTCCGTACATCCTTTGTTTAATGGAATCAATAGAGGCAGTTTTTTCACTTTCATTACAGGATTAATATCTCCTGTCAATATCTGTTGCATTAGGCAGGAGGCTTTTTGTCCGGTTTCATAAGTGTCAGTATGAGGATATAATTTGGAAGGAAGCAGTAAATCGGCGTTTTGAATCATTTTAGAGGTTATGTTGGCGTGTGGATCCAATGTCACTATAATTGGCAAGTTGCTGCCATATCGATGCCGGATTTCTTCCAAAAGATTTCCTTCTACATCCGGATCTGCCTCAGAAACACCAGCACCATGGAGAGCCAGGCAAAAGCCGTCAATTGGAACAGATTCATCTATATTAGAGAAGAATTTTTGTTTTAATGTGTCAAAACATTTAGCAGATATTTTCCCGGAGGGAGAAGCAAAGGTACAGAAGCAAGGGGAAATATCCAATTGAAGTTCTTGGCCTTTTTCCATGATTCCAGTCAAAAAGTCTCTCATTCCAATTGTAGAAAGATCAAAAACATTTTTGCCTTCGAACCAGATAAGAGTTTGGCGAAAATTTGATTCTAATGTAGGAGTTCTGGAAAGAGAACTACTTTCATGCATAATTTGCCCAACGATAATGCGTTTCATATTTTTTAGTTACCTCCTTAAAATTTAATCCAACCAGAAATTGGCTTGTTCAATATTTTTCTGGGAAAAAGATTTTTCCTGTTTCGTCATCTATTGGTTTTCCAAATTTATTTCCAATTATAAAGCATATAAAAGCAACGGTAATGCCAATGACAATATTGTGAAAAGAACCAATTTTGATATTTAGAGCCATGGTAATGGAGTAGGCGCCTAAGCCTCCTATTACACTTGCTAATGCGCCTGTTTTATTGGCAGATTTCCAAAATAAACCAAACAGCATAGTCCAGAAAAATACAGTCTGTAATCCACCAAAAGCAAACATATTAATCCACAAAATTAAGTCTGGTGGATTGACAGAGATTATGATTGACAATATTCCCATAATTGCTGTTACAGCAATAGAAATTTTTGCGACTAGTTTTTCATTGGCTTTTTCCTTTCTTACTGTTTTATAGTGTAAATACATATCTTTTACAATTGCGGAGGAGCCTGCAATTAGAAGAGAAGAAACTGTGGACATGGCTGCTGCTAAAGGGCCAATGACTGCTACGCCTCCAAGAACAGGAAGCATGTAATTTACAATTACGATTGGAATAACAGTATCCGTTGTTCCATCAATGGTAGTAAAAAGTCCGCGAGACCATGTTCCGATTAAGTGAATACCAATCATCATGATTCCAACTACTACAGTTCCGTACATCATTGCTTTATGGACAGATTTTGTATCTTTATATCCAAGGCATCTTACTTGGGACTGTGGAAGGCCGATTGTAGTAAAACCGCATAGGAGCCATTGAGATAGAAAGAGTTGAAATGGAATTTGTCCACTGGCTCGCGGATCTAGAAGATTTACCCCTTCGCCAGATGCGACAGCTTTTGCAGATTCAGCAGATATATTTGCCATAATAGAATCTAGACCACCACCTCGTTGAATTACTGCAATACCTAGAAAAATTGTTCCTGCAACCATGACGATAGCGCAGGCTGTATCTGTGATAGCTACAGCTGTAAATCCGCCAATTGTAGTGTAAATGACAACCACAAGTGCAAAAATAAATAATCCTATTGTATAATCAAATCCTGTACACGCTGCAAAGAGCTGTGCCCCTCCTATAAACTGACTTACCATTTGTGTAGTAAAAAATATAAGAATGACAACTGCACAAATATTTGCTAAAATATCAGATTTAAAACGTGCTCTTAAAACATCAATTACAGTTACGGCATCTGTTTTACGACCTACTACAGCCATTTTTTTGCCTAGTATACCTAAAATAAGAAAGGCAGCTACTACATTAGACGTGGCATAATATACCCAACCAAAACCAGTTTCCCATGCTTTCCCAGCGCCACTCAAAAAAGAGCTAACAGAACCATAAGTAGCTACCAATGTCATGGCAAGAACAAAGCCACCAAGACTTCTACCGCCTATAAAATATTCCTTTGAAAAATTTTCTGCTTTTGCATCAGCGGATTTTTTTTGCACCCACACACCAATTCCCATTAATCCTACAAAAAAGATAATGACAGGAATTAATCTTAATAAAGAATCATTCATTACAATCCCCCTCATCTTCGTCAAAATCAAAGTCTTTGAAAACAAATTTTAATAGATATGCAACACCTATAATACCTGTGAACCAACAACCGAAACTTCCTAGTACGAACCATGCGGGCATTCCTAAAATTGTCCAAGTGTTTCCTACTAGAAGGTAAACTCCAAATCCACCTGCTAACCATACAATGAAAGAAATTGCCCCCACAATCCAAGTTGCTTTTGCTTCTTTATTCATTTGTATAAATTTTTCTTTGTAGCTAAGGTGTTCTTTTTCTTTTTTTTTCTTCATCCATTAGTTCCCTCCATTCATAACCAATCAATCATGCGCATGTCTGATTCAGTATTTTTATTTAGTGTGTTTCTGTCTGTAATTACAATACCATAAAATAAATATACAGAAGTAATATAAAAAAAAGATATAATATCTGTTTTTTTGATGGATTAAGATAAATATTGGAGTAATCTGTTTGATTCTAGACCAAAATATTATATAATATTTTGTAAAAAGCAGGACAGGCAGGGATGAGAATGAAAATAGAACAATTAATACAGGTAGTTGAGATTGCCAAAACAAGCTCCATTACCTTTGCAGCCAAGAATTTATTTATGTCGCAGTCAAATTTAAGCACATCCATTAAAGAACTGGAAAAAGAAATGGGACGGAAAATTTTTACCAGGTCTAATAATGGTACTCAGCTTACACCTTTTGGAGAAGAGTTTTTAGAACAGGCCAGGATGGCTGTAAAGCAATTTGAATATATCAAAAATATGTCTTCTGTTCATGGGGATAAAGTAAAGGATTTTAGAGTGGCTTCTCATTATTTCCTTTTTTCAGGTCAATTGAAAAATTAGTTGCAACATAGGTCGTTGCAGTTAGAATTATAAGGCATATGGGCCATGGAGTTGCAGTTGTAACTTCATGGTTTCTTTTTGCCTTTTTTCCAGTATACTATCCTTGTCCTGCCTTCGGATTGGAGGTAACCATGAGTAATAAACACCTTACATATGATGACAGGCTTGCCATCCAGGCAGGTCTGCAGCAGGGATTGAAGGTCGCACAGATCGCCAAAAACATTGGAAAGGATCGGTCTACTGTCGGCAGAGAGATTAAAGCACACAGGAGGCTGGTCTCCACTTCCAAAGGCAACAACTGTATCCATCATCGTACCTGCACCAGAATCCCGAACTGTCGTCTAGGCTGCTTTCGTGGGAAGAAGCAGTGCCAGACAGCCTGTGGACGATGTCAGGAAGGGTGCCCTGATTATCAGGAAGAGTTCTGTATAGACTATGAAAAGTCGCCGTTTGTATGCAATGTATGTGACCACCGGCTTCGTTGCCGTCTGCGCAGGATGCTTTACGACGCCAGGTATGCTCAGCAACAGTATGAACAGATGCTCTCTGAATCACGGAAAGGCATCTCTCTCTCGGAGCAGGAATTAAATCGGATCAATGATACGATCACACCGCTGTTAAAAAAAGGACAGTCACTCCCGATTATCTGTGAACGTCACAGAGATGAACTGCCAGTATCGGAACGGACAATCTATTCCTATATTGATGCAGGTCTTCTGGATGCCAGAAATATAGACTTGAGAAGGAAACTGCGCAGGCCGGAACGGAAAAAGAGCGGCCCGGTTCTCCGGGTAGACCGGAAATGCCATATCGGACGCAGTTATGAAGAATACGAGGAATATATGCACCAGAATCCAGATGCCATGGTCAGCCAGATGGACAGTGTGGTCATACACAAAGGAGGCCAGACACTGCTGACAATCCTGTTTACCAACTGTGACTTGCAGCTCATGTTTCTGAGAGAACGCAATACAGCAGGATCTGTAACGGAAATATTCTGTCGGCTGAGGAAAGCACTTGGAGACGAAAAGTTTCGGATACTTTTCCAGGTTATTATTACCGATCGGGGAAGTGAATTTAGCGATCCCCAAAAAATCGAAGCAGATATGGAGACCGGGGAAATTCAATGCCGCGTATTCTATTGTGATCCGATGAATACAAATCAGAAGAGCAACTGTGAAAGGAACCATGAACTGATCCGCTATATCATACCTAAGAAACATGGAAAGGATGAATATACGGAGGAAGAGATTAGGAAAATGATGAACCATATCAATTCCTATCCGCGAAAAAAATGGAACGGACAGGCTCCAATCGATCTTTTTGTCAAGATCTACGGTCAGGAAACTGCGAACCTCCTGGGCCTTGAGAAAATCCCGTCCAATTCCATAACCCTTACACCGGCTTTGTTTAAGAAGTAAACCGGAATTTTAGAGAAGGCAGGACACGATAAAAAAGAGAACACAAACGGGGTGCATTTACAACTTCTGCGAAAAGTAAAAAATGCAGTCTGTGTTTTGTGATGCCTTCCTTTAAGAAATTTTACAAGGAAAATCGAAAAAAAGCAATCCAAAGCTAGAAAAACAGATTAAAACTGTTGCAGTTACTCATGACAGCGTGCAGTTACAACTTCATAAAGTTTTCAATGTGCAGTTACAACTTCAATGTTGCAGTAAGGATTTCAATCAACCTTTCCTTTTTTCAGTATATATATTTTCGGAAATATTTAATGAAAGTAAGACGAAAGATATTGCTTTTTGCCTGAAAGATTGTGCAAGGAGCGAAG encodes:
- a CDS encoding LysR family transcriptional regulator, producing MDIKSLRYFLAVTEEGNITKAAKRLCIAQPPLSRQLQLLEEELGVVLFQRGKRRIQLTEEGYYLKRQAEEILALVEKTRSQLGQMGNSLCGQVSIGVVETCGGSILPDLAEGFHSQYPDVSFQIWSGNGDEVTDKLNRSLVDMAILREPFYIEQCESIFLRQEPWVAVMSRDHPLAGGADEIELSALGQEPLMISVRPSLQDEILNWFNEISEERKIFCYYNSVASVIPMVEHGTGIAISPESVKSFTSGRNLVYKKIIHPQHDSRLYLVRRRYQLPPAAAGAFWDYTKKKYCDKD
- a CDS encoding M81 family metallopeptidase encodes the protein MKRIIVGQIMHESSSLSRTPTLESNFRQTLIWFEGKNVFDLSTIGMRDFLTGIMEKGQELQLDISPCFCTFASPSGKISAKCFDTLKQKFFSNIDESVPIDGFCLALHGAGVSEADPDVEGNLLEEIRHRYGSNLPIIVTLDPHANITSKMIQNADLLLPSKLYPHTDTYETGQKASCLMQQILTGDINPVMKVKKLPLLIPLNKGCTEEFPMEEVLKKCLECENTPGVLYCSFAQGFPYSDIEECGASVVVITDGDTELAETLSQQLADWIFQRRKDFISDGLTVQQGVDKAQELINKGAKLIVMNEISDNPGAGTPGDGTYLLRELLNRNLPGTCAGVLIDPETAALASKAGAGSYISLKLGGKTDEYHGKPIELENVYVKSICDGKYNLLSPMTHGQPVNYGTTVRLQKGNIDIIVGSQGFQTMDDGVFTLLGIDVRQYNIVAVKSAQHFKAYFKHLADHIISVDPPGISSGNLHQLPLKHIKHPIYPLDETEM
- a CDS encoding LysR family transcriptional regulator, translated to MKIEQLIQVVEIAKTSSITFAAKNLFMSQSNLSTSIKELEKEMGRKIFTRSNNGTQLTPFGEEFLEQARMAVKQFEYIKNMSSVHGDKVKDFRVASHYFLFSGQLKN
- a CDS encoding YhdT family protein codes for the protein MKKKKEKEHLSYKEKFIQMNKEAKATWIVGAISFIVWLAGGFGVYLLVGNTWTILGMPAWFVLGSFGCWFTGIIGVAYLLKFVFKDFDFDEDEGDCNE
- a CDS encoding alanine dehydrogenase, producing MKVGILKDIKVGENRVIATPVEISSLTADGHEVLVQKGAGARAGFPDEKYALAGAKLVDTAKEIYDTCDFVAKVKEFEPSEYDMLREDQIVFTCIHPAAHPEEVQALLDKKVIAFTAEDSHRYGSPNCEAAGKQGALMGLESMLTINGGKGKFVSGLGAAPGMKVLILGGGTVGQAALSVLHALGAWVTVADINIGLLRTLQSQYNQTINTMISSRENIAAVLPETDMILNCVKWPKGNKEYLVTREMIRTMEPGSVLVDISNDEQGAIETFHETTHENPRYVEEGVVHYCVSNIPGAIANSTSVAYAASVLPHFRSILNNGVAKACERDGFLRRSLTTYKGYLTHEETSALQNRPWIRPEDILGIADRQLDPAPPATVTRSENYIKL
- a CDS encoding YoaK family protein — translated: MEKKYEAPIHYLMSFIGGFFGVYSILNFCDFFGNAQTANMIYLITNLLGHNFSSALIRLGGVAVYMLALGLTAYLPKHSRISLPLASVLLDGAAAFVVGFLPAGMDPVLALYPFFFATAFQWGSFKGAYGFTSSTIFSTNNLRQFTTAVTEIIFNRDSSFCLKARFFGCTLLSYHLGVAVSYILCVVWGTHSIWFVIPAAIAAVPFVCIDNGCFFTGDFQTFVQKNRT
- a CDS encoding ECF transporter S component, which produces MSTQVMDNRTREKSRVKIRTIAQIGMLSAIAVVLMLFEIPLPFAPAFYEIDFSEVPVLVGCFAMGPLAGAVIELIKIILNLAINGTMTAGVGEVANFLIGCSLVVPAGLIYRKMKTRKGAIIGMVTGTLFMTLVGCVLNAYILLPAYGAAFQMPIEGLVQMGTAVNSNITNLFTFVAFAVAPFNLLKGVLVSAIVFVIYKKISPVLHMNR
- a CDS encoding Na+/H+ antiporter NhaC family protein, with product METMGFISVIPAILAIVLSFITRNTVVSLAVACIVGTLCAGQGIFGFPTLLQNSLGTTSFSWVMLLNTFIGILVAYFQKTGAIQGFSQKVHEKNLSRKGAQLMAWILGIFIYFSDSFSPLFVGSVMRSITDKAKVSREKLAYIADSTSAPVSVLMPITGWAAYLMGLALGVGCIETTEDAASLFLHAIPFNFYPIFAVLFVGLIATGIVKDFGPMKKAEKRAVEEGKVIRDGATPLIGKELTEMQPYPGIRQRVFLNFILPVLVIISIALGTYIAFDSAKTMEAFLFVVIIMTISMMIQGIPFKEVMNTLTDGVKGAIPAVMLLALAYAVNELSSEMGTANYIISLTENFLTPHMLPAIIFLVASIMAFATGSSWGTFAICMPIALPLAFSFTDNQMSLLIVASFAAVAGGGVFGDHCSPLSDTTVLSSTGAASDHIDHVKTQLPYALVCGGLALAAYFIIGILFI
- the panF gene encoding sodium/pantothenate symporter, whose protein sequence is MNDSLLRLIPVIIFFVGLMGIGVWVQKKSADAKAENFSKEYFIGGRSLGGFVLAMTLVATYGSVSSFLSGAGKAWETGFGWVYYATSNVVAAFLILGILGKKMAVVGRKTDAVTVIDVLRARFKSDILANICAVVILIFFTTQMVSQFIGGAQLFAACTGFDYTIGLFIFALVVVIYTTIGGFTAVAITDTACAIVMVAGTIFLGIAVIQRGGGLDSIMANISAESAKAVASGEGVNLLDPRASGQIPFQLFLSQWLLCGFTTIGLPQSQVRCLGYKDTKSVHKAMMYGTVVVGIMMIGIHLIGTWSRGLFTTIDGTTDTVIPIVIVNYMLPVLGGVAVIGPLAAAMSTVSSLLIAGSSAIVKDMYLHYKTVRKEKANEKLVAKISIAVTAIMGILSIIISVNPPDLILWINMFAFGGLQTVFFWTMLFGLFWKSANKTGALASVIGGLGAYSITMALNIKIGSFHNIVIGITVAFICFIIGNKFGKPIDDETGKIFFPEKY
- a CDS encoding IS30 family transposase — protein: MSNKHLTYDDRLAIQAGLQQGLKVAQIAKNIGKDRSTVGREIKAHRRLVSTSKGNNCIHHRTCTRIPNCRLGCFRGKKQCQTACGRCQEGCPDYQEEFCIDYEKSPFVCNVCDHRLRCRLRRMLYDARYAQQQYEQMLSESRKGISLSEQELNRINDTITPLLKKGQSLPIICERHRDELPVSERTIYSYIDAGLLDARNIDLRRKLRRPERKKSGPVLRVDRKCHIGRSYEEYEEYMHQNPDAMVSQMDSVVIHKGGQTLLTILFTNCDLQLMFLRERNTAGSVTEIFCRLRKALGDEKFRILFQVIITDRGSEFSDPQKIEADMETGEIQCRVFYCDPMNTNQKSNCERNHELIRYIIPKKHGKDEYTEEEIRKMMNHINSYPRKKWNGQAPIDLFVKIYGQETANLLGLEKIPSNSITLTPALFKK